In the Halobellus sp. MBLA0158 genome, one interval contains:
- a CDS encoding type B DNA-directed DNA polymerase gives MPFTIDFLDDGRVLEWEATTDGAVVTERDKYTPRFYVAPRDPAADLDLTTLQSVYDQHPDVVATEMVTRRPGFRRDEEAVLAVDVAHIDRVTPLARQARQLSAYPVGDLACFNVDFSREFRYCLETGADPTPASELSTLRLSVPVTETSNDVYEELSVADDTVTGSPMEILTAVQGALDAHDPDVLVCSTSEIVPALYEMATDAGVDDFSLSRWPDVDYQQLASRSTYSSYGRVGHSPARYNVPGRAIIDESNTFFHGETNLDGVLDLVSRSKKPVQELAWASIGNVLTAIQICEAHDRGVLVPWNSWRHEFYEPMGTLHDADRGGFIFAPEVGLHENVHELDFSSLYPNIICTRNVSPDVIRCDCHSDRDDVPGLGYSICDERGYLVDVLQPIIDARDEIKAAIRREKDRDDPDEERLAELEGRSGALKWILVACFGYQGFSNAKFGCIECHEAINAFAREILLTAKQRLEAGGWRVVHGIVDSIWVTPDPDVDDKDRKDLEALATEITERVEIRLEHEAHYDWVAFVPQRESDAGALTKYFGKVAGDEFMIRGIEARQRSTPSFIEDVQRDCLERLDATRSPDAVLDRLQDAIDRLHAGTVPVEQLVERNRVSKPLEGYTQNTRNVAALKRARDQDLAIHPGQNIEYVVVDDEKSSRERVALAHEEIESYDASYYEAQLVRAVESVLAPLGWGRSEIRRKIAETRKTKLTAFTLNHEG, from the coding sequence ATGCCGTTCACAATCGACTTCCTGGACGACGGCCGCGTCCTAGAGTGGGAGGCGACCACCGACGGTGCCGTCGTAACAGAACGAGACAAGTACACCCCGCGTTTCTACGTCGCCCCTCGCGACCCAGCTGCCGACCTCGACCTCACGACACTCCAGTCAGTGTACGACCAGCACCCAGACGTCGTCGCGACCGAGATGGTCACGCGACGCCCCGGCTTTCGACGAGACGAGGAGGCCGTTCTCGCAGTCGACGTTGCCCACATCGATCGCGTCACTCCACTCGCCCGGCAAGCGCGCCAGCTGTCGGCCTATCCAGTCGGGGATCTCGCCTGTTTCAACGTGGACTTTTCGCGAGAGTTTCGGTACTGTCTGGAGACCGGCGCCGATCCGACGCCGGCGAGCGAGCTGTCGACGCTTCGGCTCAGCGTCCCGGTGACCGAAACGAGCAACGACGTCTACGAGGAACTGTCCGTCGCCGACGACACCGTCACCGGCTCGCCGATGGAGATCCTGACCGCCGTCCAGGGGGCGCTCGACGCACACGATCCAGATGTCCTGGTCTGCTCGACGAGCGAGATCGTCCCGGCCCTGTACGAGATGGCGACGGACGCCGGCGTCGACGACTTCTCGCTGAGTCGGTGGCCGGACGTCGATTATCAGCAGCTCGCGAGCCGGTCGACGTACTCGAGCTACGGCCGCGTCGGCCACTCGCCGGCGAGGTACAACGTACCCGGGCGGGCAATCATCGACGAGTCGAACACGTTCTTCCACGGGGAGACGAACCTCGACGGCGTCCTCGACCTCGTGTCGCGCTCAAAGAAGCCCGTCCAGGAGCTCGCGTGGGCGTCGATCGGGAACGTCCTCACGGCGATCCAGATCTGTGAGGCCCACGACCGCGGCGTCCTCGTCCCGTGGAACTCCTGGCGCCACGAATTCTACGAGCCGATGGGGACGCTCCACGATGCCGACCGCGGCGGCTTCATCTTCGCGCCCGAGGTCGGCCTCCACGAAAACGTCCACGAACTCGACTTCTCCTCGTTGTACCCGAACATCATCTGTACCCGGAACGTCTCGCCGGACGTCATCCGATGTGACTGCCACAGCGACCGCGACGACGTCCCCGGGCTCGGGTACTCGATCTGCGACGAGCGAGGCTACCTCGTCGACGTCCTCCAGCCGATCATCGACGCTCGCGACGAGATCAAGGCGGCCATCCGTCGCGAGAAGGATCGAGACGACCCCGACGAGGAGCGGTTGGCGGAGCTTGAGGGGCGGTCGGGCGCGCTGAAATGGATCCTGGTCGCCTGCTTCGGCTACCAGGGGTTCAGCAACGCGAAGTTTGGCTGCATCGAGTGTCACGAGGCAATCAATGCGTTTGCTCGCGAGATTCTGCTGACGGCGAAACAGCGCCTGGAAGCCGGCGGCTGGCGGGTCGTCCACGGCATCGTTGACTCCATCTGGGTGACCCCGGATCCCGACGTCGACGACAAGGACCGCAAGGACCTCGAGGCGCTCGCGACGGAGATTACCGAGCGCGTCGAGATCCGCCTCGAACACGAGGCTCACTACGACTGGGTGGCGTTCGTGCCGCAGCGCGAGAGCGACGCTGGCGCGTTGACGAAGTACTTTGGGAAGGTCGCCGGCGACGAGTTTATGATACGCGGGATCGAAGCTCGGCAGCGCTCGACCCCATCGTTCATCGAGGACGTCCAACGGGACTGTCTCGAACGGCTCGACGCGACTCGATCTCCGGACGCCGTACTCGACCGTCTTCAGGACGCCATCGATCGGCTCCACGCTGGAACGGTGCCGGTCGAGCAGCTCGTCGAACGGAATCGTGTCTCCAAGCCGCTGGAGGGATACACGCAGAACACACGGAACGTGGCGGCGCTGAAGCGGGCACGGGACCAAGACCTCGCCATCCACCCGGGACAGAACATCGAGTACGTAGTCGTCGATGA
- a CDS encoding FAD binding domain-containing protein has protein sequence MATESFEYARPTSIDRALELLEAHPGAEVLAAGQSLLPALRQGDGGPTAVIDIGAIEAMRGVECGDDVADVGALTTYATVHKHSELGEHVGALTEAVGKSADTQVRNTATIGGNLVTPYPVSDLSAAAVAGDATLVARSRDGKRHIDAETALTSPRAGLAGDELLTRITVPLHEQSTGSVYCKRPSPTSRYTLVGVAAHVAVEDRTVVTARIAATGVYDRVVRLEAVESALIGGDIDDVLVSDLASRAGSDLDPSRLVEDTEASASYRAYLVKIQTNRALDQSLKQATE, from the coding sequence ATGGCGACCGAGTCCTTCGAGTACGCCCGTCCCACGTCCATCGACCGCGCACTGGAACTGCTGGAGGCACATCCTGGTGCAGAGGTGTTGGCCGCCGGACAGAGTCTCCTCCCGGCGCTCCGACAGGGCGACGGTGGCCCGACTGCGGTCATCGACATCGGGGCCATCGAAGCGATGCGCGGGGTCGAGTGCGGCGATGACGTCGCGGACGTCGGCGCCCTGACGACGTACGCGACCGTCCACAAGCACTCCGAACTCGGGGAACACGTGGGAGCACTTACGGAGGCCGTCGGCAAGTCCGCCGACACCCAGGTCCGCAACACAGCAACGATCGGCGGCAACCTCGTGACCCCGTATCCCGTCTCGGACCTCTCGGCCGCGGCGGTCGCTGGCGACGCGACGCTGGTCGCGCGCAGCCGCGACGGCAAGCGACACATCGACGCCGAAACGGCGCTTACATCACCACGAGCGGGTCTCGCTGGCGACGAACTGCTCACTCGGATCACGGTTCCACTCCACGAGCAAAGCACCGGGAGCGTCTACTGCAAACGGCCGAGTCCTACCTCGCGTTACACGCTCGTCGGCGTCGCTGCACACGTCGCCGTCGAAGACCGGACGGTCGTGACCGCTCGGATCGCTGCGACGGGCGTCTACGACCGCGTCGTACGGCTCGAAGCCGTTGAATCCGCTCTTATCGGTGGAGATATAGACGATGTCCTCGTGAGCGACCTCGCGTCGCGAGCGGGTTCCGACCTCGATCCATCAAGGTTGGTGGAGGATACCGAGGCATCGGCCTCGTATCGGGCCTATCTCGTCAAGATACAAACGAACCGGGCTCTCGATCAGTCACTTAAGCAAGCCACTGAATAA
- a CDS encoding (2Fe-2S)-binding protein, translating into MEIRLTLNGEEIILDASRSDSLLDVLRRAGYTGTKRGCETGDCGFCTVLVEGDAVKSCIRPAARADESAVETIENLGTQADLHPIQAAFVDNAALQCGFCTPGMIMRTKALLAENPDPEKAEIREALSGNLCRCTGYENIVSAVVDAADRLAAGDRSDAATDGGRQRKQCTACDYEGVQE; encoded by the coding sequence ATGGAGATCCGACTCACGCTGAACGGCGAGGAGATCATACTTGACGCCTCCCGATCCGATTCGTTGTTGGACGTCCTCCGGCGGGCCGGATACACCGGTACGAAGCGCGGCTGTGAAACCGGCGACTGTGGGTTCTGCACCGTCCTCGTCGAGGGGGACGCGGTGAAATCGTGCATCCGGCCGGCCGCGAGAGCGGATGAAAGCGCGGTGGAGACGATCGAGAATCTGGGGACTCAAGCGGACCTTCATCCGATTCAGGCGGCGTTCGTCGACAACGCGGCGCTCCAGTGTGGCTTCTGCACCCCGGGAATGATTATGCGGACGAAGGCACTGCTCGCTGAGAATCCCGACCCCGAGAAGGCCGAGATCCGGGAGGCGCTCTCGGGGAATCTCTGCCGGTGCACCGGGTACGAAAATATCGTGTCCGCAGTGGTCGACGCGGCGGACCGACTGGCTGCCGGCGACCGTTCCGATGCGGCGACCGACGGTGGCCGGCAAAGGAAACAGTGTACCGCCTGTGATTACGAAGGAGTCCAGGAATGA
- a CDS encoding xanthine dehydrogenase family protein molybdopterin-binding subunit has protein sequence MSRPDGPGGDQDAASTSSSKPDSADGDTPDDVSSAAGRDAVSTAAEKRDARKIVTGEAKYTADYGGRFPDLAEAAVRRSDIAHGVVTDIDTSDAEAMEGVYAVLTPDSPEVPDGPYTSAGQSYPEPSPRDLRALRRHVRYVGDPIAAVAAADTGTARAAARAIDVTYEERPAVFDPDVAVGEDAPRIHDPDAVENVQPGADYDRNVEAHLAGEIGDVEAAFAAAAERDDRSVVETTWETPYQSHCVPEPHTTIARRDEDDRYHLVSSTQVPYHVRRQLAHLFDVPIRDVRVTKPQIGAGFGSKQSMVIEPIALALAIAADRPVKLEATRAEEFHAMRFRRPSRGRIRSVVTDDGDLQAIDMSVTTNSGAYGPHGMTAAVSVGKKPLPLYAGTPNLRLDATAVHTNLPVAGAMRGYGAPQGHFAVETHIAEVAREIGMDPIAFRRRNLIGEGDVETASAILKPGDGHGRRIRSCGIDECIERGKAAIGWDDVDQPPEDHRHRACGVALATQGSGIPGDELGAAHIKMNEDGSFILQTGAVDLGTGADTVMAQIAAEVLGARPEDILVQPSDTDVSPFDYGAYASSTTYVTGQAVRKAATEARDQLFAVAARLLDEPVDDLVAHDRAVHAESSGASVTLEDLGYASIYGDDVREQVMGEASHSTDESPPPFAAQFADVTVDERTGEFEVHELVCAVDCGVAINPDLARGQITGAMHMGYELAAGGELTFDEEGRPNVAGFRDYGMPRTADQPPLTPILVETHEPTGPFGAKSVAEVPTNAVPPALSNAIRRAVDVRITDLPITPEKVKSALDQRRESADDV, from the coding sequence ATGAGTCGGCCGGACGGTCCGGGCGGGGATCAGGACGCCGCGTCGACGTCGAGTTCCAAACCCGACTCGGCAGATGGCGATACGCCGGACGACGTATCGAGCGCGGCCGGACGCGACGCGGTGTCGACCGCCGCAGAGAAACGCGACGCGCGGAAGATCGTCACTGGCGAGGCGAAGTACACCGCCGACTACGGAGGGCGGTTCCCGGACCTCGCCGAGGCCGCCGTCCGCCGCTCCGACATCGCCCACGGGGTCGTCACCGACATCGACACGAGCGACGCGGAGGCGATGGAGGGGGTTTACGCCGTCCTCACGCCGGACTCGCCGGAGGTTCCGGACGGACCCTACACCTCGGCGGGCCAGTCGTATCCGGAACCATCGCCGAGGGATTTGCGCGCGCTCCGACGGCACGTCCGGTACGTCGGCGACCCGATCGCCGCTGTCGCCGCTGCGGACACCGGCACCGCGCGCGCCGCCGCCCGGGCGATCGACGTCACATACGAGGAGCGCCCGGCCGTGTTCGATCCCGACGTCGCAGTGGGCGAAGACGCGCCGCGGATTCACGACCCCGACGCGGTGGAAAACGTCCAGCCGGGCGCGGATTACGACCGAAACGTCGAGGCTCACCTCGCGGGGGAGATCGGAGACGTCGAAGCGGCTTTCGCCGCGGCGGCCGAGCGCGACGACCGGTCCGTCGTCGAAACGACGTGGGAGACCCCGTATCAGTCCCACTGCGTGCCCGAACCGCATACGACTATCGCGCGCCGCGACGAGGACGACCGGTACCACCTCGTCTCGAGTACCCAGGTCCCCTATCACGTGCGCCGACAGTTGGCGCACCTCTTCGACGTCCCGATCCGCGACGTCCGCGTGACCAAACCCCAAATCGGGGCCGGGTTCGGCTCCAAGCAGTCGATGGTGATCGAACCGATCGCGCTGGCGCTTGCGATCGCCGCCGATCGGCCGGTCAAACTGGAAGCGACCCGCGCCGAGGAGTTCCACGCGATGCGCTTTCGGCGACCATCTAGGGGTCGGATCCGGAGCGTCGTGACCGACGACGGCGACCTCCAGGCGATCGATATGTCGGTTACAACCAACTCCGGCGCTTACGGCCCGCACGGGATGACTGCGGCCGTCTCGGTCGGTAAGAAGCCGCTTCCACTGTACGCGGGCACGCCGAACCTCCGGCTGGACGCCACGGCCGTCCACACGAACCTCCCCGTCGCGGGCGCGATGCGAGGGTACGGCGCGCCGCAGGGCCACTTCGCCGTCGAGACGCACATTGCTGAAGTCGCTAGGGAGATCGGAATGGATCCGATCGCGTTCCGGCGGCGGAACCTGATCGGAGAGGGCGATGTCGAGACCGCATCGGCGATTCTCAAACCGGGCGACGGCCACGGTCGGCGGATCCGCTCGTGCGGCATCGACGAGTGCATCGAGCGCGGCAAGGCGGCGATCGGGTGGGACGACGTCGACCAGCCGCCGGAAGACCACCGCCACCGGGCCTGCGGTGTCGCGCTCGCCACCCAGGGCAGCGGCATTCCGGGCGACGAACTTGGTGCCGCGCACATCAAGATGAACGAGGACGGCTCGTTCATCCTCCAGACGGGCGCCGTTGACCTCGGCACCGGCGCCGATACCGTGATGGCTCAGATTGCCGCCGAGGTGCTTGGGGCCCGCCCCGAAGACATCCTCGTGCAGCCGTCGGACACGGACGTCTCGCCGTTCGACTACGGCGCGTACGCTTCCTCAACGACGTACGTGACCGGACAAGCCGTAAGGAAGGCTGCGACGGAGGCCCGCGACCAGCTGTTCGCCGTCGCCGCGCGGCTGCTCGATGAACCGGTCGACGACCTTGTCGCCCACGATAGGGCGGTACACGCCGAATCGAGCGGGGCATCTGTCACACTGGAGGATCTCGGGTACGCGTCGATCTACGGCGACGACGTCCGCGAGCAGGTGATGGGGGAGGCGAGCCACAGCACCGACGAGTCGCCGCCGCCGTTCGCCGCGCAGTTCGCCGACGTGACGGTGGACGAGCGGACCGGCGAGTTCGAGGTACACGAACTCGTCTGTGCGGTCGACTGCGGCGTCGCGATCAACCCGGACCTTGCGAGGGGACAGATCACGGGTGCGATGCATATGGGCTACGAGCTAGCGGCCGGCGGCGAGCTCACCTTCGACGAGGAGGGCCGACCGAACGTCGCCGGCTTCCGCGACTACGGGATGCCACGAACGGCGGACCAGCCGCCGCTGACGCCGATCCTCGTCGAGACCCACGAGCCGACGGGCCCTTTCGGCGCGAAGTCCGTCGCCGAGGTTCCGACGAACGCCGTCCCGCCGGCGCTGAGCAACGCGATCCGCCGGGCTGTCGACGTCCGGATCACCGATCTGCCGATCACGCCCGAGAAAGTCAAATCCGCGCTGGATCAGCGACGCGAGAGTGCCGACGATGTCTGA
- a CDS encoding adenine deaminase C-terminal domain-containing protein translates to MSDSTDAVDLLVRGTVVDVTTGVAAEGAVAIDDGEIVALAERPADRVLEAEYVTPGLIDAHTHVELSMVPLPAYGAAVIPHGVTSVIHDPHEIANVLGPAGVRDFDNDADATPLKPRLTVPSSVPATELQDAGGIVDPAAAANLLGRERAVALGEVMDLPAVLAGEDSVHAKIEAARDRDLTVDGHIPGMTGDDLQELARYLDTDHESVALDEARAKAETGFRVYLREGSTSRNLADLVDLVDEVDPRRLSLCTDDRNPVDVLERGGINEAVVRTMELGVDPVTAVQMATINTAEAYDLPFGRIEPGAPADLVLLSELESWSVNHVIVDGVVDPVADSPPTDSAIPTDTVSFDPVTPAELAIEHPGPGPVDVRVESAVGSFRTEERIASVQIETADAPDGVLVGDTEADILPMAVIERHGGPGTVGRGFVHNLGLDRGAVGTTVAHDAHNLIVAGVTHESMAAVANHLREIGGGIAVFDPEREAITTLPLPRAGLLSDEPLVETARSFEAVAEAAVEIGLSVPGGLLEVTYLSLEVIPALRLTNEGLVDVESASYVDVVVE, encoded by the coding sequence ATGTCTGACTCGACCGACGCGGTCGATCTCCTCGTCAGGGGGACGGTCGTCGACGTCACCACCGGCGTCGCCGCGGAGGGCGCGGTGGCCATCGACGACGGCGAGATCGTGGCGCTCGCAGAGCGCCCGGCTGACCGGGTGCTCGAAGCCGAGTACGTGACGCCCGGACTGATCGATGCCCACACGCACGTCGAACTCTCGATGGTCCCGCTCCCGGCGTACGGGGCGGCGGTCATCCCCCACGGCGTGACGAGTGTGATCCACGATCCCCACGAGATCGCGAACGTGCTGGGGCCCGCCGGCGTCCGCGATTTCGACAACGACGCGGACGCGACGCCGCTGAAACCGCGGCTGACCGTCCCGTCGTCGGTCCCGGCGACGGAACTGCAGGACGCCGGTGGGATCGTGGACCCCGCCGCGGCCGCGAATCTGCTCGGCCGCGAACGGGCCGTCGCGCTCGGCGAGGTGATGGACTTGCCCGCCGTGCTGGCCGGCGAGGACTCGGTCCACGCGAAGATCGAGGCGGCGCGCGACCGGGATCTGACCGTGGACGGACATATTCCCGGCATGACCGGTGACGACCTCCAGGAACTCGCTCGGTATCTCGACACGGACCACGAGAGCGTCGCGCTCGACGAAGCGAGAGCGAAGGCCGAAACCGGGTTCCGCGTCTACCTGCGCGAGGGATCGACGAGCCGGAACCTCGCGGATCTGGTCGATCTCGTTGACGAGGTTGATCCGCGCCGCCTCTCGCTGTGCACCGATGATCGCAATCCCGTCGACGTGCTCGAACGCGGCGGGATCAACGAGGCCGTCGTGCGGACGATGGAACTGGGCGTCGATCCGGTCACCGCGGTCCAGATGGCGACGATCAACACGGCCGAGGCGTACGACCTCCCGTTCGGCCGGATCGAACCTGGCGCTCCGGCGGACCTGGTGCTGCTCTCGGAGCTGGAGTCCTGGTCGGTCAACCACGTGATCGTCGACGGCGTCGTCGATCCGGTGGCAGACTCGCCGCCGACCGACTCCGCAATCCCCACCGACACGGTCTCGTTCGACCCCGTGACGCCCGCCGAGTTGGCGATCGAACACCCGGGGCCGGGTCCCGTGGACGTTCGCGTCGAATCCGCTGTCGGCAGCTTCCGGACTGAGGAGCGGATCGCCTCGGTGCAAATCGAGACGGCCGATGCGCCCGACGGCGTCCTGGTCGGCGATACTGAGGCGGACATCCTGCCGATGGCGGTGATCGAACGCCACGGCGGGCCCGGTACCGTCGGCCGCGGGTTCGTTCACAACCTCGGGCTCGACCGCGGCGCGGTCGGCACGACCGTCGCCCACGACGCCCACAACCTGATCGTGGCCGGTGTCACCCACGAGTCGATGGCCGCGGTCGCGAATCATCTCCGTGAGATCGGCGGCGGCATCGCCGTCTTCGATCCCGAACGCGAGGCGATCACCACGCTTCCGCTGCCGAGGGCGGGACTGCTCTCGGACGAACCACTCGTGGAGACGGCCCGGTCGTTCGAGGCCGTCGCCGAGGCGGCGGTGGAAATCGGGCTGTCGGTCCCCGGTGGGCTCCTGGAGGTGACCTACCTCTCGCTGGAGGTCATCCCCGCACTGCGGCTGACGAACGAGGGGCTCGTCGACGTTGAGAGTGCATCGTACGTCGACGTCGTGGTCGAGTGA
- a CDS encoding cupin domain-containing protein, whose product MEEPKTVRFDELDLDAVDGGEPAARWLAGFPFSPDRPGGTTAAATEFTVVYNEIEPGNRIGTHTDAAAELLFVLTGSVEATIGEETTTVSAGSLTVIPAETEHRVRNNGTEMAELVGVFGTAPVESTFESEPVVAKADHDDD is encoded by the coding sequence ATGGAGGAACCGAAGACGGTGCGGTTCGATGAACTGGATCTGGACGCCGTCGACGGAGGCGAACCCGCGGCGCGCTGGCTGGCGGGCTTTCCCTTCAGTCCCGATCGCCCCGGCGGGACGACTGCGGCGGCGACCGAGTTCACCGTCGTCTACAACGAGATCGAGCCGGGGAATCGCATCGGGACACACACCGACGCCGCCGCCGAACTCCTGTTCGTACTCACAGGCAGTGTCGAAGCGACCATCGGCGAAGAGACGACCACCGTCTCGGCTGGGTCGCTGACTGTGATCCCGGCCGAGACCGAACACCGAGTTCGGAACAACGGAACCGAGATGGCCGAGCTCGTCGGCGTCTTCGGAACCGCACCCGTTGAGTCGACGTTCGAGTCCGAGCCGGTCGTCGCGAAGGCGGATCACGACGATGACTGA
- a CDS encoding 5'-deoxyadenosine deaminase: MLLSGTVVADHRTVIDEGAVVVVDDKIAAVGPAADLREEFPDHEHRAFDLLTPGFVQTHVHSVQSPGRGLADDTDLFEWLEDHILPIEAGLTGDELALASTLSYVELLTNGTTCCIDHLTVDHAARAFEAAAETGIRGVLGKALMDRNAPDGLQEPTEAALSETRSLVERHHRSNGDRLRYAVTPRFTPTCSTACLRGAREIADDYEAVRIHTHASEHDSVIENVTAERGMGDVEWLHEVGLTGEDVVLAHVILTSERERDLLAETGTHVAHCPSSNMKVGAGIAPVVDYLDRGINVALGNDGAPVNNTLDPLAEMRQAALLQKVAHEDPRVLPAETAFRMATRNGAAAAGFENVGALREGWRADVVGIRTDTSRGVPLHDVYSYLVYAATGEDVRFTMVDGEVVVEDGAVVSVDTERVYRRAREAFEGRSWGA, from the coding sequence ATGCTGCTCTCCGGCACCGTCGTCGCCGACCACCGGACCGTGATCGACGAGGGGGCGGTGGTGGTCGTCGACGACAAGATCGCGGCCGTCGGTCCCGCGGCCGACCTCCGCGAGGAGTTCCCCGACCACGAGCACCGGGCGTTCGACCTCCTCACGCCGGGGTTCGTCCAGACCCACGTCCACTCCGTGCAAAGCCCGGGACGCGGTCTCGCGGACGACACCGACCTCTTCGAGTGGCTCGAGGATCACATCCTCCCGATCGAGGCGGGGCTGACCGGCGACGAACTGGCGTTGGCGTCGACGCTCAGCTACGTCGAACTGCTCACCAACGGGACGACCTGCTGTATCGATCACCTGACGGTCGATCACGCCGCTCGGGCCTTCGAGGCCGCGGCGGAGACGGGCATCCGCGGGGTGCTCGGGAAGGCGCTGATGGACCGCAACGCGCCAGACGGACTCCAGGAGCCGACCGAGGCGGCGCTGTCGGAGACGCGCTCGCTCGTCGAGCGGCATCACCGTTCGAACGGCGATCGCCTCCGGTACGCCGTGACGCCGCGGTTCACGCCGACCTGCTCTACGGCCTGCCTCCGCGGGGCCCGCGAGATCGCCGACGACTACGAGGCGGTGCGGATCCACACGCACGCCAGCGAACACGACTCCGTCATCGAGAACGTGACCGCCGAGCGCGGGATGGGCGACGTGGAGTGGCTCCACGAGGTGGGGCTCACGGGCGAGGACGTCGTGCTCGCGCACGTGATCCTGACGAGCGAACGCGAGCGCGACCTCCTCGCGGAGACGGGCACACACGTCGCTCACTGCCCCTCCTCGAATATGAAGGTGGGCGCGGGCATCGCGCCCGTCGTCGACTACCTCGATCGCGGGATCAACGTCGCGCTCGGCAACGACGGCGCACCGGTCAACAACACTCTGGACCCGCTCGCCGAGATGCGGCAGGCCGCGCTGCTCCAGAAGGTCGCCCACGAGGACCCGCGGGTGCTGCCCGCGGAGACGGCGTTCCGGATGGCGACCCGCAACGGGGCGGCTGCGGCAGGATTCGAAAACGTGGGCGCGCTGCGGGAGGGCTGGCGCGCCGACGTCGTTGGAATCCGAACGGACACGAGTCGCGGCGTCCCGCTTCACGACGTCTACTCGTATTTGGTCTACGCGGCCACCGGCGAGGACGTGCGGTTCACGATGGTCGACGGCGAGGTCGTGGTCGAAGACGGGGCCGTGGTCAGCGTCGACACGGAGAGGGTCTATCGTCGGGCCCGCGAGGCGTTCGAGGGGCGCTCGTGGGGCGCGTGA
- a CDS encoding aromatic-ring-hydroxylating dioxygenase subunit beta, which yields MSSPRPATATTVDAETQHRVEQFLYREAELLDTFALEEWFELLDEDVRLEVPVRSARHPGSERPEFSEETNYLREDYEMIRERVGRLAKEYAWSENPRSRIRHVIGNVRVLETDGDELTVANNQHVFRSYGDTPDHDLLSAQRHTTLRREGPAGADGEWNYTIGHRTVYLDHAVLNTKNLTLPLL from the coding sequence GTGAGCTCACCGCGGCCTGCGACGGCGACGACCGTTGACGCCGAGACCCAGCATCGCGTCGAGCAGTTCCTCTACCGCGAGGCGGAACTGCTCGACACCTTCGCGCTGGAAGAGTGGTTCGAACTGCTCGACGAAGACGTCCGGTTAGAAGTTCCCGTCCGATCGGCTCGCCACCCGGGCTCCGAACGGCCGGAGTTCAGCGAGGAGACGAACTATCTCAGGGAGGACTACGAGATGATCCGTGAACGGGTCGGCCGGCTGGCGAAGGAGTACGCCTGGTCGGAGAACCCCCGTTCGCGGATCAGACACGTGATCGGCAACGTCCGAGTGTTGGAGACCGATGGAGACGAACTGACCGTCGCCAACAACCAACACGTGTTCAGGAGCTACGGCGACACGCCGGATCACGATCTGCTCTCCGCGCAGCGACACACGACGCTCCGCAGAGAGGGACCTGCCGGTGCCGACGGCGAGTGGAATTATACAATCGGCCACCGGACCGTCTACCTCGATCATGCCGTATTGAACACGAAGAATCTGACGCTCCCGCTGCTCTGA